From the Synechococcus sp. KORDI-49 genome, the window GATCCCTGATCTGCTGATGCGTCAGGTGTCGATGCTGATGGCGTCCAGCCGCGTGATCAGCCTCGTGGTCACGCTGCTGATGGTGATCGTGCTGGGGCTGTACGTGATGCGGCTGCACCGTCTGACCGACGTGATGATCCTGGCTTCAGCCGTTCTGCTCGCGCGGCTGGATCTGATCAGGATCGGCATCGTTCCGCCGCCCCTGCTCACCATCATCGGCTTCACGGCTGTTCTGCTCTCGGGGATCGGGCTCGGTTGTGCCCTGCCCAATCCGGCCGGCACGCTCCTCACAGAAGCGGCGGTCCCGCTCTAAGTACCCGAGCAGATTGTCCAGAACCTTTTTGGTGTAGTACCGGGTCTCAGGGTATGGAATCCGTTCCACCCAGAGCTCCGGGTCTTCAGCCAGGGTCTGTGGTTGCCAGTCACTGACGGCGCCGGGACCTGCGTTGTAGCTGGCGACCACCAGCATCGGATCGCCTTGCCATCGCTCCATCAGCTGACGCAGGTACTGCGCGCCGAGGCGGATGTTCAGGCTGGGATCGGCGAGGTCGGCATCGCTCAGGTTCCGGCCTGCGAGCTCCTCGGCCGTGGCGGGCATCAGCTGCATCACGCCCCGCGCCCCGGCGACGGAGCTCACTCCAGGGGAGAAGCGTGATTCCTGCTTGCTGATGGCCAACAGCAGATCGTGAGCCACATCGTGTTGCTCCGAAGCCGCCAGAAAGTCCTTCTGGAACGGTCGTGGCAGCTGCTGGCGTTGCAGCAGCAGTCGTTGGGAGCAGTTCGGGGAATGCCACCGCAGGCTCAGGCGCCACAGACGCTCAAGTCCAGTCCAGGTGTTCCCGATCGCCAGTCGCAGACGTCCCTCCACCAGCTGCTCATGCCGGGACAGCGGCTCGGCGGTGTCGGTTGAGCTGCGCCACTGCTCCCAGGCCTGATCGACGAGTCCGAGGCGCCAGAGCCTGTTGACCATGGGATCCGCACTGTTCAGTGGAGTCCAGACATCCGAAACCGAGGTGGAGTTGGAGCCCTCGCCAAGATCCAGGCCTGTCTGTTCCCCGAGACGGACCCTGGCCCGCCACCGGTAGTAACCGGAACGCTGCCCATCGATGAGCCGGCGCCAGATGCCGTTTGCGGCATCTGGATTGCCGAGCCGCTGTTCAGCAAGTCCATGCCAGAACAGCCGACGTCCCTCCAGCGGCTCGGGCATCGCTCCGTCCGGAAGAGCTGTCAACCAGTTTCTGGCGTCATTCCATGCGCCCTCGAGCAGGGCCTCTCGTGCCAGATCCCATTGCAGCTGCCAGCTCGCCGGATCATCGGGCCAGCGTGTCAGCACCTGGGCTCCCCCCCTGCCGGCAGCCAGCCGGACACGGGCGGCTGCAACCGCAGCCGATCGCTTCTGCAGGCTTTCGGGCAGGGCATCCAGCAGGTCGGGGTCAGGCCGGAGTGGTTCGCTCAGCAGGCGTGCGGCTTCATCACTGGCGGAGTCCATGGGAAAACGCCGGGTGAGATCCAGCAGCAGCTGTTCCCCTTCCGAGCGCTGTTCACGTCCTCCAGCCAAGAGCGCGCGTCCGATGGCCAGAGCGGTCCCCGCTGCCGGCGGCTGCTGCTGCAGGCAGGCGAGCCCTGCCGTTCCGTCTCCCAGTTGCGCGAGACCACGGGCCAGCAGCTGACGTTGCTCCCGATCCGGTGCACCGGTGCCGTTGGCATCACAGGCAGCGCGAAGCCGCGCTGCGCTGCCGGGCCACTGCACTCCCCAGCGGGCCAGATGCAGAGCACCGCGGTGGCCATGCAGCGGATCCGCTTCCAGTGCCCGGGCCGTTGCCAGCGCGGCGGGATGACGCGGTTGGACTGTCAGCAGCTCCTGCTGCAAGAGGGGTTCGACCTCCCCGAGACGGCTTCGCCCCCAGGCTGAGGAGGCCTGTTCCGGGAAGCGTCTGATCTGATCCCGCCACAGCTTCAAAGACGTCTGGGAAGCCCCCAGTCGCTCTGCCGTTTCCGCCGCCAGGGCCAGAGACACGGCTGCCAATGGGGCCGTGCCCCAGCCTTGACCCTGCAGCAGCCGTCGGCGCCGGTTGAGGTCTCCAGCGCTGCGACCTGTCATCAGCAGAGCGGCCTCACGGCGTTGCTCCGGGTCGAGCGATCGTCGATAGACGCGCCACAGCTCCGCATCCGTTGCCGTTGGGTCGAGCCGATGCCTGTGCTGGCGCAGCTGCTGCTGACCAAGCATCACCGCCAGGAGACTCGCCGCGGCCGTCCCGATGAGCAGTGCGGCTCCGAGCCGGGACCCTGCCGCCACATCACCCCAGAATCTGATGCCATTGTGTGGCCCAGGTTGCGACTGGCGATGCCTTCCTCACGACCGGGACGCCGACAGCGCTGGCGCACGCTGCTGGTGCTGCTGATCGCCACGACGATCTGGGCCCTCCGTTGGCTCTGGCCGCTTCAGATGCTGCCGGGATGGGTGCTGGCCTTGATGTTCGCCTGGGCGGGCATCGAGTTGATCGTGCTCATCTGGAGGCCGCATCGCTGGCGTTGAGGGCGGAGCTGCACCTGTCCCCGGACGACCGGTCCCCTGAAACAACGCCCGTAGCCTGAAGGCCACGATTGAGACTCATGGCTCAAGCCGCTGTCCCGCCCATTGGACCCTCACTGGGTTCTTCGGTTCCCGGGTTCGGGACGGATGGGATTCGAGGCCGGGCTGGCTCGGTGCTCACCCCGGCGTTGTGCCTGCAGGTGGGCTACTGGTTCGGGCGAGCACTGTCCCAGCCAGGGCCTGTGCTGATCGGGATGGACTCGCGCAGCAGTGGCTCGATGGTGGCTTCGGCTCTGACGGCCGGTCTCACAGCGGCTGGTCGGGAGGTGTGGAGCCTGGGCCTCTGTGCCACGCCGGCCGTGCCATTGCTGATCGGTCAGGTCGGCGCTGCCGGCGGTCTGATGGTTTCTGCCAGTCACAATCCCCCGGAGGACAACGGCATCAAGGCCTTCGGTGCGGATGGCGCCAAGCTGGGGAGTGATCTTCAGGCCCGCATCGAAGCCGGTCTCCGCGGTGAAGCAGAGGTGGGTGACTCCGATGGGTCCCGCTGCGGTGCGGCGCATCAGCGTTCCGATCTGCTCAGCTCCTACAGCGAAGCTCTGCTGGCCTCGGTGGGTCCAAAACGGCTCGATGGTGTGCCGATCGTTCTTGATCTCTGCTGGGGTTCTGCGACGGCCTGTGGGGCCGACGTGTTCGAGGCCCTCGGAGCTGATCTGACGGTTCTGCACGGCAAGCCCGACGGAGCTCGCATCAACGTCGCCTGCGGATCAACCCAACTCGATCCTCTGCGGCAGGCAGTGGTCGAACGGGGTGCTGCGATGGGCTTTGCGTTCGATGGAGATGCCGATCGGATGCTGGCGGTGGACGGCCGCGGCCGCGTCGTGGACGGTGATCACGTGTTGTTTCTCTGGGGCTCAGTGCTTCAGCAGCAGCAGACGCTCCCTGATCAGCGTCTCGTGGCGACGGTGATGTCCAACCTCGGTTTCGAGCGGGCGTGGCAGCAACGCGGAGGTCTGCTGGATCGCACTCCCGTGGGTGATCAGCACGTGCACGCTGCGATGGTCGCCAGTGGTGCAGCCCTTGGCGGAGAGCAATCCGGCCATATCCTCTCGGCATCCCATGGGCTCTGCGGGGATGGTGTGCTGACGGCCCTGCAGTTGGCCACGCTCTGTCACGCCCAGGGGATCAGTCTTTGCGACTGGCTGGATCGGAGCTTCCAGGCCTTCCCGCAGAAATTGGTGAATGTGCGGGTTCCGGATCGCAGCCGTCGCAAGGGCTGGGCCAGTTGCCCTCCCTTGAGTGATGCGGTCCGCTCTGCGGAGGAGGCCATGGGAGACGAGGGGCGAGTGCTGGTGCGTGCCAGTGGAACGGAACCGGTGCTGAGGGTGATGGTGGAGGCTGCCGATCAGCGGATGGTCGAATCCTGGACGACCCATCTGGCTGCCGTCGCGGATCGGCATCTCAACGCTGCCTGAGGTCGCGGGCCAGGGTCAGGGCTCCATCGCAGGCGTCTCCGGAGGCAGCACTCCATCGAGCCTGAGGAAGTTGATGGCTCAGGACTTCCTCGATCATCCGGCGATAGCCCTGCAGATGCTCGATTGCACCCCCACGGGCGGCGAGCTGGGGAGCGGCAAGCTCGAGTCGGCCTCCAACCGTGATGACGCACTCGGTGAGGGCATGAGCCGAGCGTCGCAGGATGTGGGATGCCTCCACGAGTCCTTCCTCGGCTGCTGTCACCACCAGAGGAGCCAGAGCGGCAAAGCCGGCAGCCCCGAAATCCGGATTCACCACCATGGCTTTGACCTGGGCACTGCTGTGGCAGTGCATGGCTTTCCAGAGCCGCTGCCGCAAGGGGTGGTCCGGCAGACGGCCGTCCGCCATGCGAAGGCTGAGCTGCAGACCCTGATGGCCGAGATCAAAGGCGGCCCCGGCACCATCCAGCAGCCAACCCCAGCCACCGCTGCGAGCTTCCTCTCCCCTGGCATTGCGTCCGATGCAGATCATGCCGGTGCCACTGATCAGCACGATTCCCGGACTGTCCGGGAAGGCCCCGTGCAACGCCGTGCGCTCATCACCTGTCGCCAGCACATGGTCTGGTGGCATCAACAGCTCCTGTGCGACTAGGTCGCCGGCCCGGTGCTGAAGCTCCGTTCCCTGCTCGATCCCACTGGCACCGATCACGGCGGCATCGAGCTCCAGCGCATCCCTCTGGCCAAGCGCGGCCTTGAGACTGCTGCCCACGGCCGCCCGGAAACGGGCGGCACCGTCGGGGGCGTCAAGGTGACACACGCCGGAACCCTGGCCTTCGCAAACGGTCATCCAGCCGTCAGCTGTCCAGCGGCTGATCCGGCAGCGGGTTCGGGTCTGTCCGGCGTCGAATCCTGCAAACAGCATCATGCTTCGCTCGGTTGGGCGGCCAGGGTGGCCAGGCAGAACCATCCGATCAGCTGCACCTCAGGACGGAAGAAGATCGTGTCGGTGATTCCCTGGGTGAGCAGTCCGGTGATGGCGGCCAGGCTGGCCAGAGCGGCACCGGCAGCCGGTTGCGGCAGGGTCAGACCTCGGAGCCCGCGTTGCAGTGCGCTCCAGAGCAGTCCGAGTCCGGCGATCAATCCCGGCAGGCCCATCTCCACCAGCAGCTCAAGCGGCACCGAATAGGCGCTCAGGGCGTTGAATTTCGGCTGCTGATACAGCGGGTAGACGCTGTTGAAGGCTGCATTCCCCGGACCGATTCCCAGCCAGGGTCGATCCTGGATCATGTCGATCGCCGCCAGCCAGACGTTGATCCGGAAGTTGTTGGAGCTGTCTCCGCGACCGGCCAGAAGGCTGGCGACCCTGGTTCGGATCGGCTCGAGCTTGGTGGCGGCCACGGTCAGCAGGGCTGCAGCCAGCAACAGCACGGCGAGGGGGAGGAGGCGGCGCCAGATGGGTGGCCAGTGGCGTGTGGTGCGAAGGATCAGCAGAAGCATCAACGTCGCCAGCCCGGCGAGCATGCCGATCCAACCGCCCCGGCTGTAGGTCCAGACGGTCGCGGCCACCCCGAGAATCAGCGTTGTGCCGGCGAACAGTCGGCTGCCGATTCCCTTCCAGCGCAACAGGGCGACAGCTGCCAGGGGCAGCAGGGGCAGCAGATACCCCGCCAGCAGGTTCGGATTGCCGAGTGGGCCGTAGATCCGGATGGTTCCAGTGCTGATCGAGTTCGGATCCGCCCAGCGGGCCAGTTCCTCGGTGGAGGCATACAGCTGCCTCAAGGCCAAGACACTGCTCAGCAATCCACCACTGAGCAGTCCCGCCAGCAGGCGATCCCACCAGGAGGGATTGCATGCAAGCAGTTTGCGGATCAGGGCATAGACGCTCAGGTAGCTGAGCAGTTTCAGCAATCCCTTCGCCGCGGCCATGGGGACGGGTGAGAACCCCGTGGTCAGAACGGCGATCCCGAGAATCAGCAGCAGCCAGCCACTGATGGCTCCGATCTCCTCCGGCGGGCTGCAGAGAGACCACAACAGCCAGAGCAGCGCCACGGCAGCGATCACCATGGACAGGCCCCCTCGCGTGAACAGGGGCAGGCCCGTGAGCAGCAGCACCAGCACACCGCCGCTCAGCCATTCCAGCCGCAGCAGAACGAGGTCTGCCGGACGGAGCAGACCCTGCCAGCGCAGCAACAGCGGTTCAGCCATCGTTCAGGGGGCCATGCCGGCGTCTTCCGCGGGATTATCAATCTCCTGCCAGCGGCTTTCCAGCACATCGCGATCGGGTAAGGGGTCTTTGTTGCGTCGGTACAGCACCCGATACACCGGCATCGCCTGCGCGAGCACGTAGCGCTCCCGTTCCGTAGGCACCGGCAATGGGTTGTCCTTTCGCCAGGGGCGCTGGTCCTGCTCCGGACGCTCAAAACAGCCGCAGAGTTCTGTCAGGGCCACCATCGGTTCGATCACGGCCAGCACGTCGCTCTGCAGGAACAGCTCTCGGCCGGGTTGCAGGGCTGCCGCCATGGCGAGCAGCAAGGCGGGCTGCAGGACACGACGCTTGCGGTGGCGTCGCTTGAACCAGGGATCGGGAAACTGGATGGATACCCGTTGGAGGCGATCGTCCGGCAGCGCCGCCATCCACGCCTCGAGGCTGATGTTGGCATTGCAGAACAGCACGCGCACGTTGCCGTGCTCGCTGGCCATCGCGTCGCGATCGGCAGAGACCACAAGGGGGCGGCGGATCTCCACACCCAGATGATTCCAGTCGGGCTTCAGCTCCGCTAACCCCAGCAGGCAGCGACCCCGCGCGCAGCCGATGTCGAGATGGATCGGCAGGTCCGGATTGCGGAACAGCTCCTGCGGCGGAGGCAGCTGCAGCGGCAGCTGGAAAAAGCGGCTGAGGGGATTGACGTGCTGGCGCAACGGTTCAGAGGGTCAGTCGTCAGTCGGGGAGGGGATCTGTCGCAGCAGTCCCCAGCAGGCGGTGTAGCCATGCAGATGCGTGGCTCCGGCCACAGGGCCGATCTCTCCATTGCAGAAGGCACCTGCCACAGGCAGCCCGGGCATCACCGTTCTGGCCAGAGACACATCTCCATCGGCTTCCCCGAACAACCCCTTGCCTCGACCCAGGCAGGCCATCAACAGACCGAAGTGGGCCTGAGTCCCCTCGCGATCCTGGCCGGCGGCCTCGCGCAGCAGCATCAGCGCATCCTGTCTCGAGGCCTCCGCTTCCCGCAGCTGAAACTGCACGTTTTGCCCCGGTCTCACCTTGTCGGCCACAGCCACGGCTCCGTTGCTGGGATCGACACCGATCAGGTTGCGCACCAGGAAGGCACCTCCGTCCCGGCGCGTGCCATCGGCCATCAGCTGCAGATCACGCCTCTCGATACCCAGAAACAGCGAGTGACGGACGAGATCGCGCTCCTGATCGGTGAGATCCGCCAGAACCTCCTGAAGACAGGCCACCGGACTTCCCCGCCGCTCACCGTGACTGAGTTCAAGCAGCACGTTGCGCTGAACCTGTTCGATCGCGAACACGGGCCCGATCGGTCGGCATCCCTGGGCCACCACGGTGTCCAGCATCCAGTCGCCACCGATCGAACAGACCACAGCTCCCGTCAACACCTGATCGTTGAGAAACAGTGATCCGTGAGGAGCGTTGTGGGGGCAGGCGATGCCGCCGATCTTGCCGGCGGCGGGGTAGGCGTAATCCAGTCCGCTGATCAGGTCGTTGATGTTTGTGCTGGTGGGATCGATCAGCACGATCTGGCTGCGGCAGCGCGTTGGCTCGATTCCGGTCCATTCCTGCCACGACTGGGCGGAACCATCCAGATCAGGGAGATTGTCGGTCGTCAGTGCAGAGGCCTGCAGCTCGACTCCTGGCAGGCCGAGCAGCGTCACGCTCAGAGCGGCGGTCTGTTCCAGTTCCGACGCGGTTCCGCCCGCGGTCGTTCCGATCACACCCCCACCGGCGCATCCAATCCAGAGACGCGCCTTCAGACGGCTGCGCAGCATCGGGAGAAGTCGCGGCAGGTCGCTGGCGTAGCCGACCGACGCGAAGACAAGTGCCAGATCCGCATCACCCCGACGGCCGAGCTGGTCAGTGACGTCCTGAACGGCCTCATCGAGCGAAGCTCTGTTGGACAGAGCTGTTCGGCAGGTGGGCTTGGCGGAGGCAGCCCGGAACCAGTCGAGGGGTGAGAACGTCGCCATGGACCGGACCCTATCAACCCTGATGGTCGGTAGGGCCATCGATAATGACGCGACTTCGACTCCGCGCAGTGAACGAGCTGTCCTATCGAACGCTGGTGTGGCTCACCTACCGCCTTGCGGCCACGTTCGCGCTCGGGTTGCCTCTGGTGCTGCTGGTCTGGTCCGCTCTGCGGCGCGAAGCATCCCTTGTGCGGTTGCTGACTCTGTACTGGAAAGTGGCCAGCCTGATGGGGATCAGCATGCTGCTGCTGACGGATCAGCGGCCCCTGGGATACCTCACGGCTGTGATCGCTCCCCTGCTGATGGCCGTCTCCGTCTGGTTCTGGGTGGATCTCAACGAAGAACTGGAGGATCTTCCCCTCTGGCGTCCTCTGCCTCTGACGGTGCGACTCTGGCGCTGGGCCCTGAGTGGATTTGCCATCGTGAGTGTCGCGATGACCACGACCGCACTGGGGTGCATGCAGCAGGGCGGAAGCGCTGATTGTCTGGCCTGGCAAGAGGCTCCAAAGGGGGTTCACAGCGTGGTGGAGACCGTGTTCGACTTCGTGTTCGGGGGGCAGTGGACCGAGGCGGTGGCTGCCTTCATCGGGTACGTGGCGCTGGTGGCGTACCTGGCCGGTCTGCTGCAGTGGCTGCTGGTCCGTCTGCCCCGCCAGGGGCGGGTGGCGGGGGGCTTCTGAGCGATGACGGTTGAGATGCTGGTTCGTGCGATCGAGGAGCGCAGCCGAAACCACCCCGACCGTGTCGTGCGTCTGCTGGGATCGGTGGGGGACGAGCCCCTTGAACTGCTGATCTTTCGCGGCTTCAGCAGCAGCACTACCCACCCCACGGCCTTTGACCCCGACACCTCCGTGTTGCCGGAAGGAACACGGCTTGATCGGGCGGACCTGCTGCAAGGACCCCTGAATCCCTCCAGCGAGACGCTGCTCGTCGGAGGGATATCTCCGGAGGATCTGCTGGCTCAGGCCAGCTGGTGAGTCCGCCGCTCCAGAACCTCCACGCAGCGGCCGCAGAGGTGGGGATGCTCGGGATGCCTTCCGACATCCCCTTCGTAGTGCCAGCAGCGTTCACACTTGGTGCCGCGCGCCCGTGACACCTCGATCAGGGCGATCGGGTCGTCCTGACTGGCCAGCAGCTCGGCCCAGGGTTCACCCCCCAGCTGCAGCTGGGAGACCAGCAGCCAGTCGCGCAGACCATCCACGTGCACATCTCCCTGCCTGTCGAGCCAGCTGAGAGCCGACTGGAGTCCGGGGCTTCGGGCTTCGATGCGCACGGCTGCTTCCAGGGAAGCGCCCAGTTCCTGCCGGCTGCGGCAGTCTTCCAGCACCCTGTTCACTGCGGTTCTCAGCTCCCTCAACTGCTGGACCGGCTCCACCACGCTCAGGTCGCGCCACTCCTGCGGAACGTCCGGCCAGCCCCGGAGAAACACCGAGTTCTCCTCCACCGGATACGGCAGGTTCTGCCAGATGTCTTCCGCCATGTGGCAGAGCACCGGGGCGATCAGACCGGCCAGTCGTTCGATGATCAACGCCATCACGGTCTGACAGCTGCGCCGGCGCCGGTCGGCCGGGGCGCTGACATACAGCCTGTCCTTGGCGATGTCGAGGTAGAAGTTCGAGAGGTCGGTGACGCAGAAGTTCTGCAGCAGCTGGAAGAACCGGAAGAATTCGAAGCTCTCGAAGGCTGCGGTGATCTCATCCATCACCTCGGCGCTGCGCTGCAGCATCCAGCGATCGAGCAGGGGCAGGTCTGCCACGGGGATGGCGTCGCTTGCCGGATCGAAATCGTGCAGGTTGCCCAGCAGATAACGGCTGGTGTTGCGCACCTTGCGGTAGACGTCGGCCAGCTGCCGCAGGATGCCGGCTCCGATGGGCACATCGGCGGAGTAGTCGACTGAGCTCACCCACAGCCGCAGCACATCGGCGCCGTAGGCAGGCTCCTGTTTCTGGTTCTTGCCGCCCTCGATGATCACCATCGGGTCGACCACATTGCCGAGCGATTTGCTCATCTTTCGCCCCTTTTCATCCAGAGCGAAGCCATGGGTGAGCACCCGCTTGTAAGGGGCATGACCGTTGACGGCCACGGAGGTGAGCAGGGAGCTCTGGAACCAGCCGCGGTGCTGGTCGGTGCCTTCGAGATAGAGGTCGGCGGGATAGCTGAGGTTGTCTCTCTGGCTGGAGACGGCGGCCCAGCTCGAGCCGGAATCGAACCAGACATCCATGGTGTCGGTGCCTTTGCGCCACTGGTCGGCCTGGTCGGCATAGGCCGGAGGCAGCAGATCGGCTTCGTCTTTTTCCCACCAGACGTCGGCGCCGTGCTCGCCGATCAGGCTCTCGATGTGAGAGAGGGTGTCGGCGTTGAGCAGCACCTCTCCGCTGCTGCGGTGGTAGAAGACCGGGATCGGC encodes:
- the glmM gene encoding phosphoglucosamine mutase, with amino-acid sequence MAQAAVPPIGPSLGSSVPGFGTDGIRGRAGSVLTPALCLQVGYWFGRALSQPGPVLIGMDSRSSGSMVASALTAGLTAAGREVWSLGLCATPAVPLLIGQVGAAGGLMVSASHNPPEDNGIKAFGADGAKLGSDLQARIEAGLRGEAEVGDSDGSRCGAAHQRSDLLSSYSEALLASVGPKRLDGVPIVLDLCWGSATACGADVFEALGADLTVLHGKPDGARINVACGSTQLDPLRQAVVERGAAMGFAFDGDADRMLAVDGRGRVVDGDHVLFLWGSVLQQQQTLPDQRLVATVMSNLGFERAWQQRGGLLDRTPVGDQHVHAAMVASGAALGGEQSGHILSASHGLCGDGVLTALQLATLCHAQGISLCDWLDRSFQAFPQKLVNVRVPDRSRRKGWASCPPLSDAVRSAEEAMGDEGRVLVRASGTEPVLRVMVEAADQRMVESWTTHLAAVADRHLNAA
- the trmB gene encoding tRNA (guanosine(46)-N7)-methyltransferase TrmB — protein: MRQHVNPLSRFFQLPLQLPPPQELFRNPDLPIHLDIGCARGRCLLGLAELKPDWNHLGVEIRRPLVVSADRDAMASEHGNVRVLFCNANISLEAWMAALPDDRLQRVSIQFPDPWFKRRHRKRRVLQPALLLAMAAALQPGRELFLQSDVLAVIEPMVALTELCGCFERPEQDQRPWRKDNPLPVPTERERYVLAQAMPVYRVLYRRNKDPLPDRDVLESRWQEIDNPAEDAGMAP
- a CDS encoding DUF3177 family protein — protein: MNELSYRTLVWLTYRLAATFALGLPLVLLVWSALRREASLVRLLTLYWKVASLMGISMLLLTDQRPLGYLTAVIAPLLMAVSVWFWVDLNEELEDLPLWRPLPLTVRLWRWALSGFAIVSVAMTTTALGCMQQGGSADCLAWQEAPKGVHSVVETVFDFVFGGQWTEAVAAFIGYVALVAYLAGLLQWLLVRLPRQGRVAGGF
- a CDS encoding FIST N-terminal domain-containing protein — encoded protein: MATFSPLDWFRAASAKPTCRTALSNRASLDEAVQDVTDQLGRRGDADLALVFASVGYASDLPRLLPMLRSRLKARLWIGCAGGGVIGTTAGGTASELEQTAALSVTLLGLPGVELQASALTTDNLPDLDGSAQSWQEWTGIEPTRCRSQIVLIDPTSTNINDLISGLDYAYPAAGKIGGIACPHNAPHGSLFLNDQVLTGAVVCSIGGDWMLDTVVAQGCRPIGPVFAIEQVQRNVLLELSHGERRGSPVACLQEVLADLTDQERDLVRHSLFLGIERRDLQLMADGTRRDGGAFLVRNLIGVDPSNGAVAVADKVRPGQNVQFQLREAEASRQDALMLLREAAGQDREGTQAHFGLLMACLGRGKGLFGEADGDVSLARTVMPGLPVAGAFCNGEIGPVAGATHLHGYTACWGLLRQIPSPTDD
- a CDS encoding IctB family putative bicarbonate transporter → MAEPLLLRWQGLLRPADLVLLRLEWLSGGVLVLLLTGLPLFTRGGLSMVIAAVALLWLLWSLCSPPEEIGAISGWLLLILGIAVLTTGFSPVPMAAAKGLLKLLSYLSVYALIRKLLACNPSWWDRLLAGLLSGGLLSSVLALRQLYASTEELARWADPNSISTGTIRIYGPLGNPNLLAGYLLPLLPLAAVALLRWKGIGSRLFAGTTLILGVAATVWTYSRGGWIGMLAGLATLMLLLILRTTRHWPPIWRRLLPLAVLLLAAALLTVAATKLEPIRTRVASLLAGRGDSSNNFRINVWLAAIDMIQDRPWLGIGPGNAAFNSVYPLYQQPKFNALSAYSVPLELLVEMGLPGLIAGLGLLWSALQRGLRGLTLPQPAAGAALASLAAITGLLTQGITDTIFFRPEVQLIGWFCLATLAAQPSEA
- a CDS encoding BadF/BadG/BcrA/BcrD ATPase family protein, with amino-acid sequence MLFAGFDAGQTRTRCRISRWTADGWMTVCEGQGSGVCHLDAPDGAARFRAAVGSSLKAALGQRDALELDAAVIGASGIEQGTELQHRAGDLVAQELLMPPDHVLATGDERTALHGAFPDSPGIVLISGTGMICIGRNARGEEARSGGWGWLLDGAGAAFDLGHQGLQLSLRMADGRLPDHPLRQRLWKAMHCHSSAQVKAMVVNPDFGAAGFAALAPLVVTAAEEGLVEASHILRRSAHALTECVITVGGRLELAAPQLAARGGAIEHLQGYRRMIEEVLSHQLPQARWSAASGDACDGALTLARDLRQR